A DNA window from Mus caroli chromosome 8, CAROLI_EIJ_v1.1, whole genome shotgun sequence contains the following coding sequences:
- the Comp gene encoding cartilage oligomeric matrix protein isoform X1: protein MGPTACVLVLALAILRATGQGQIPLGGDLAPQMLRELQETNAALQDVRELLRQQVKEITFLKNTVMECDACGMQPARTPGLSVRPVPLCAPGSCFPGVVCSETATGARCGPCPPGYTGNGSHCTDVNECNAHPCFPRVRCINTSPGFHCEACPSGFSGPTHEGVGLTFAKTNKQVCTDINECETGQHNCVPNSVCVNTRGSFQCGPCQPGFVGDQTSGCQRRGQHFCPDGSPSPCHEKANCVLERDGSRSCVCAVGWAGNGLLCGRDTDLDGFPDEKLRCSERQCRKDNCVTVPNSGQEDVDRDGIGDACDPDADGDGVPNEQDNCPLVRNPDQRNSDSDKWGDACDNCRSKKNDDQKDTDRDGRGDACDDDIDGDRIRNVADNCPRVPNFDQSDSDGDGVGDACDNCPQKDNPDQRDVDHDFVGDACDSDQDQDGDGHQDSRDNCPTVPNSAQQDSDHDGKGDACDDDDDNDGVPDSRDNCRLVPNPGQEDNDRDGVGDACQGDFDADKVIDKIDVCPENAEVTLTDFRAFQTVVLDPEGDAQIDPNWVVLNQGMEIVQTMNSDPGLAVGYTAFNGVDFEGTFHVNTATDDDYAGFIFGYQDSSSFYVVMWKQMEQTYWQANPFRAVAEPGIQLKAVKSSTGPGEQLRNALWHTGDTASQVRLLWKDPRNVGWKDKTSYRWFLQHRPQVGYIRVRFYEGPELVADSNVVLDTAMRGGRLGVFCFSQENIIWANLRYRCNDTIPEDYESHRLQRV from the exons GAATGCAGCCCGCACGCACTCCAGGCCTGAGCGTGCGGCCAGTGCCGCTCTGCGCACCCGGCTCCTGCTTCCCCGGCGTAGTCTGCTCCGAGACAGCTACGGGCGCGCGCTGCGGCCCCTGCCCTCCTGGCTACACCGGCAACGGCTCGCACTGCACCGACGTTAATGAG TGCAACGCTCACCCCTGTTTCCCGCGTGTGCGGTGCATCAATACCAGCCCTGGCTTTCACTGCGAAGCCTGTCCCTCTGGGTTCAGTGGACCCACCCACGAGGGCGTGGGACTGACCTTCGCTAAGACCAACAAACAA GTTTGCACGGATATTAATGAGTGTGAGACCGGCCAGCACAATTGTGTTCCCAACTCCGTGTGCGTCAACACCCGG GGCTCCTTCCAGTGCGGCCCCTGCCAGCCCGGTTTCGTGGGCGACCAGACGTCAGGCTGCCAGCGGCGTGGGCAGCACTTCTGCCCCGATGGGTCACCCAGCCCGTGCCATGAGAAAGCAAACTGCGTCCTGGAGCGGGACGGCTCGAGGTCTTGCGTG TGTGCAGTCGGCTGGGCCGGCAACGGGCTCCTGTGCGGTCGCGACACGGACCTGGACGGTTTTCCTGACGAGAAGCTTCGCTGCTCAGAGCGCCAGTGTCGCAAG GACAACTGCGTGACGGTGCCCAATTCGGGGCAGGAGGATGTGGACCGGGATGGCATTGGAGATGCTTGTGACCCGGATGCAGACGGGGATGGAGTCCCTAACGAGCAA GACAATTGCCCGCTGGTTCGAAACCCAGACCAGCGCAACTCGGACAGCGATAAGTGGGGAGATGCCTGTGACAACTGCCGGTCCAAGAAAAACGATGATCAGAAAGATACAGACCGGGATGGCCGGGGCGATGCCTGCGACGACGACATAGATGGCGACC GAATACGAAATGTAGCTGACAACTGTCCCCGGGTGCCCAACTTTGACCAGAGTgacagtgatggtgatggtgttggGGATGCCTGTGACAACTGTCCCCAGAAAGATAACCCAGACCAG AGGGATGTGGACCACGACTTTGTGGGCGATGCCTGTGATAGTGACCAAGACCA GGATGGGGATGGTCACCAGGACTCCCGGGACAACTGCCCCACAGTACCCAACAGTGCCCAGCAGGACTCAGATCATGATGGCAAGGGCGATgcctgtgatgatgatgatgacaatgacggAGTTCCTGACAGCCGGGACAACTGCCGCTTGGTGCCTAACCCTGGCCAAGAGGACAATGACC GGGATGGCGTGGGTGATGCGTGTCAGGGTGACTTCGATGCTGACAAAGTTATAGACAAGATCGATGTGTGCCCGGAGAACGCCGAGGTCACCCTCACCGACTTCAGGGCCTTCCAGACGGTTGTGTTGGACCCCGAGGGTGATGCGCAGATCGATCCCAACTGGGTGGTACTCAATCAG GGAATGGAGATCGTTCAGACCATGAACAGTGACCCTGGCCTGGCTGTGG GATACACAGCCTTCAACGGCGTGGACTTCGAGGGCACATTTCATGTAAACACCGCCACTGATGATGACTATGCTGGCTTCATCTTCGGCTACCAAGACAGCTCGAGTTTCTACGTAGTCATGTGGAAACAGATGGAGCAGACGTACTGGCAGGCCAATCCCTTCCGGGCCGTGGCTGAGCCAGGGATTCAGCTCAAG GCTGTCAAGTCCTCTACAGGTCCCGGGGAACAGCTCCGAAACGCACTGTGGCACACGGGGGACACAGCATCCCAGGTGCGGCTACTGTGGAAGGATCCTCGAAACGTGGGCTGGAAGGATAAAACATCCTACCGCTGGTTCCTGCAGCACCGGCCTCAAGTTGGCTACATCAG GGTGCGGTTCTATGAGGGTCCTGAGCTAGTAGCTGACAGCAACGTGGTGTTGGACACAGCCATGCGTGGTGGCCGCCTGGGTGTCTTCTGCTTCTCCCAAGAGAACATCATCTGGGCTAACCTGCGCTACCGTTGCAATG ATACAATCCCTGAGGACTACGAGAGTCACCGGCTGCAGAGGGTCTAG
- the Comp gene encoding cartilage oligomeric matrix protein isoform X2, whose translation MPICILCIEFAPSLVYMCNAHPCFPRVRCINTSPGFHCEACPSGFSGPTHEGVGLTFAKTNKQVCTDINECETGQHNCVPNSVCVNTRGSFQCGPCQPGFVGDQTSGCQRRGQHFCPDGSPSPCHEKANCVLERDGSRSCVCAVGWAGNGLLCGRDTDLDGFPDEKLRCSERQCRKDNCVTVPNSGQEDVDRDGIGDACDPDADGDGVPNEQDNCPLVRNPDQRNSDSDKWGDACDNCRSKKNDDQKDTDRDGRGDACDDDIDGDRIRNVADNCPRVPNFDQSDSDGDGVGDACDNCPQKDNPDQRDVDHDFVGDACDSDQDQDGDGHQDSRDNCPTVPNSAQQDSDHDGKGDACDDDDDNDGVPDSRDNCRLVPNPGQEDNDRDGVGDACQGDFDADKVIDKIDVCPENAEVTLTDFRAFQTVVLDPEGDAQIDPNWVVLNQGMEIVQTMNSDPGLAVGYTAFNGVDFEGTFHVNTATDDDYAGFIFGYQDSSSFYVVMWKQMEQTYWQANPFRAVAEPGIQLKAVKSSTGPGEQLRNALWHTGDTASQVRLLWKDPRNVGWKDKTSYRWFLQHRPQVGYIRVRFYEGPELVADSNVVLDTAMRGGRLGVFCFSQENIIWANLRYRCNDTIPEDYESHRLQRV comes from the exons ATGCCAATCTGCATTCTCTGCATTGAGTTCGCGCCCAGCCTGGTATACATG TGCAACGCTCACCCCTGTTTCCCGCGTGTGCGGTGCATCAATACCAGCCCTGGCTTTCACTGCGAAGCCTGTCCCTCTGGGTTCAGTGGACCCACCCACGAGGGCGTGGGACTGACCTTCGCTAAGACCAACAAACAA GTTTGCACGGATATTAATGAGTGTGAGACCGGCCAGCACAATTGTGTTCCCAACTCCGTGTGCGTCAACACCCGG GGCTCCTTCCAGTGCGGCCCCTGCCAGCCCGGTTTCGTGGGCGACCAGACGTCAGGCTGCCAGCGGCGTGGGCAGCACTTCTGCCCCGATGGGTCACCCAGCCCGTGCCATGAGAAAGCAAACTGCGTCCTGGAGCGGGACGGCTCGAGGTCTTGCGTG TGTGCAGTCGGCTGGGCCGGCAACGGGCTCCTGTGCGGTCGCGACACGGACCTGGACGGTTTTCCTGACGAGAAGCTTCGCTGCTCAGAGCGCCAGTGTCGCAAG GACAACTGCGTGACGGTGCCCAATTCGGGGCAGGAGGATGTGGACCGGGATGGCATTGGAGATGCTTGTGACCCGGATGCAGACGGGGATGGAGTCCCTAACGAGCAA GACAATTGCCCGCTGGTTCGAAACCCAGACCAGCGCAACTCGGACAGCGATAAGTGGGGAGATGCCTGTGACAACTGCCGGTCCAAGAAAAACGATGATCAGAAAGATACAGACCGGGATGGCCGGGGCGATGCCTGCGACGACGACATAGATGGCGACC GAATACGAAATGTAGCTGACAACTGTCCCCGGGTGCCCAACTTTGACCAGAGTgacagtgatggtgatggtgttggGGATGCCTGTGACAACTGTCCCCAGAAAGATAACCCAGACCAG AGGGATGTGGACCACGACTTTGTGGGCGATGCCTGTGATAGTGACCAAGACCA GGATGGGGATGGTCACCAGGACTCCCGGGACAACTGCCCCACAGTACCCAACAGTGCCCAGCAGGACTCAGATCATGATGGCAAGGGCGATgcctgtgatgatgatgatgacaatgacggAGTTCCTGACAGCCGGGACAACTGCCGCTTGGTGCCTAACCCTGGCCAAGAGGACAATGACC GGGATGGCGTGGGTGATGCGTGTCAGGGTGACTTCGATGCTGACAAAGTTATAGACAAGATCGATGTGTGCCCGGAGAACGCCGAGGTCACCCTCACCGACTTCAGGGCCTTCCAGACGGTTGTGTTGGACCCCGAGGGTGATGCGCAGATCGATCCCAACTGGGTGGTACTCAATCAG GGAATGGAGATCGTTCAGACCATGAACAGTGACCCTGGCCTGGCTGTGG GATACACAGCCTTCAACGGCGTGGACTTCGAGGGCACATTTCATGTAAACACCGCCACTGATGATGACTATGCTGGCTTCATCTTCGGCTACCAAGACAGCTCGAGTTTCTACGTAGTCATGTGGAAACAGATGGAGCAGACGTACTGGCAGGCCAATCCCTTCCGGGCCGTGGCTGAGCCAGGGATTCAGCTCAAG GCTGTCAAGTCCTCTACAGGTCCCGGGGAACAGCTCCGAAACGCACTGTGGCACACGGGGGACACAGCATCCCAGGTGCGGCTACTGTGGAAGGATCCTCGAAACGTGGGCTGGAAGGATAAAACATCCTACCGCTGGTTCCTGCAGCACCGGCCTCAAGTTGGCTACATCAG GGTGCGGTTCTATGAGGGTCCTGAGCTAGTAGCTGACAGCAACGTGGTGTTGGACACAGCCATGCGTGGTGGCCGCCTGGGTGTCTTCTGCTTCTCCCAAGAGAACATCATCTGGGCTAACCTGCGCTACCGTTGCAATG ATACAATCCCTGAGGACTACGAGAGTCACCGGCTGCAGAGGGTCTAG